A stretch of Methanosphaerula palustris E1-9c DNA encodes these proteins:
- a CDS encoding type II toxin-antitoxin system HicB family antitoxin — protein sequence MKLMITSRQGEDGWIVMECPALPGCITQGRTKEEALTHAREAICLYLQPEENLHLPDGAESIEVEL from the coding sequence ATGAAACTGATGATTACCAGCAGACAAGGAGAGGATGGATGGATCGTGATGGAATGTCCAGCATTACCGGGCTGTATCACACAGGGACGGACTAAGGAGGAGGCGCTTACCCATGCCAGGGAGGCCATCTGCCTGTACCTTCAGCCAGAGGAAAACCTGCATCTCCCCGATGGTGCCGAATCAATTGAGGTGGAACTGTGA
- a CDS encoding PadR family transcriptional regulator, translating to MNEHYFRMDDGRAQREPGFAGREGFNSGPPERNEESFGDREHHSFGGHGDFRPGPHERFDRGFGGRGHGAFGGGRERLFNSGDFKLVVLKLLSEQPSYGYQLIKTMEQRLAGGYTPSAGVIYPTLTMLEEEGLAIVSSENNKKIYSVTPEGVQYLQTNEGRVTELFNHLEEAGRHFQRGRSPELMQAFHNLRGAVAARVSRESVTPEQISKITEAINAAAKAIDEL from the coding sequence ATGAATGAACACTATTTTAGAATGGATGATGGCCGCGCCCAGAGAGAGCCTGGTTTTGCAGGACGCGAAGGTTTCAATTCAGGACCTCCCGAGAGGAATGAGGAGAGTTTCGGAGATAGAGAGCACCACAGTTTTGGTGGCCACGGGGATTTCAGACCAGGGCCTCACGAGAGGTTTGATCGAGGTTTTGGTGGCAGAGGGCATGGCGCCTTTGGTGGCGGGCGTGAACGTTTGTTCAATTCAGGCGACTTCAAACTTGTCGTCCTCAAACTGCTCTCTGAGCAGCCGAGTTACGGATACCAACTCATCAAGACCATGGAGCAACGCCTTGCAGGCGGTTACACCCCGAGCGCCGGCGTTATTTATCCTACCTTGACAATGCTGGAGGAAGAGGGGCTTGCCATCGTATCTTCAGAGAACAACAAGAAGATCTATTCGGTGACCCCAGAAGGAGTCCAATACCTTCAGACCAACGAAGGTCGAGTAACGGAGCTGTTCAACCACCTCGAAGAGGCGGGAAGGCATTTCCAACGCGGCCGGTCTCCTGAACTCATGCAAGCCTTCCATAACTTACGCGGCGCTGTAGCGGCACGCGTGTCGCGCGAGAGCGTGACACCAGAACAAATCAGCAAAATCACGGAAGCGATCAATGCCGCTGCCAAGGCCATTGACGAACTCTGA
- a CDS encoding transposase, with amino-acid sequence MRSGTNCSIRSMHVDFRLNMVSSWMHHSSHQIPVTPRQRKHKVILPVPDDHGTVPGQKKGMNSHLEYKLHTIITREYQLVRAQVTTTASVHDSRIDLSQSEKTMFLDKGYLGVKPIASKDKTMHRTVRNHPLSIKEKRRNRVISRVRSLVERT; translated from the coding sequence ATGAGATCTGGAACGAACTGCAGCATCAGATCGATGCACGTGGACTTCAGGTTAAACATGGTGTCATCCTGGATGCACCATTCATCACATCAGATCCCGGTCACGCCCCGGCAGAGAAAGCACAAAGTGATCTTGCCTGTACCCGACGATCACGGGACGGTACCTGGGCAAAAAAAAGGAATGAATTCTCATCTCGAATATAAACTCCACACCATCATCACCAGAGAATATCAACTGGTCCGGGCGCAGGTAACCACTACTGCATCAGTCCATGATAGTCGGATCGATCTCTCGCAGTCAGAGAAGACGATGTTCCTTGACAAAGGATATTTAGGCGTTAAGCCAATCGCATCAAAGGACAAAACCATGCATCGTACAGTGCGAAACCATCCTTTATCGATCAAAGAAAAACGAAGAAACAGAGTTATCAGTAGGGTACGCTCGCTGGTGGAACGAACCTAA